A DNA window from Pyrus communis chromosome 3, drPyrComm1.1, whole genome shotgun sequence contains the following coding sequences:
- the LOC137727678 gene encoding berberine bridge enzyme-like D-1: MAERNRYTIQSPLLFIMCLLVPCLAEFPADQITFCLTLHDINNFTTFPNTENESAAYYKLLNFSIQNLRFADPALPKPVAIILPESVEQLINSVSCSRQGLLEIRVRSGGHSYEGTSSVAVDGALFVIIDMMNLNGVSVDLETETAWVEGGATLGETYHAIAQASNHHGFSAGSCPTVGAGGHIAGGGFGLMSRKYGLAADNVVDALLVDANGQLLDRQGMGKDVFWAIRGGGGGVFGIVYAWKIQLLNVPQVVTGFVVSRAASTAAGGGGNEIFNHNVAKLVDKWQHIAPYLEDDFYISCFVGAGLPEVKTTTVTATSSTNISATFKGFYLGPRSSAVSILNKIFRDLGVAEEDCAEMSWIESIVFFSGLSKGSSVSDLRNRYLQGKGFFKAKSDYVRTPISYRGIRAALEILEEEPKGYVILDPYGGVMHDISSEAIAFPHRKGNLFTIQYLVEWKEEDNHKINDYIEWIRRFHNAMTEYVSWGPRAAYINYVDLDLGLMMRQQFPLNNNLVKDDESDAVEIARNWGEKYFLNNYDRLVRAKTLIDPTNVFRYQQGIPPMSSSLSLVVLDH; the protein is encoded by the coding sequence atggcagaaagaAACCGATACACGATTCAATCCCCTCTCTTGTTTATTATGTGCCTTCTCGTTCCTTGTTTAGCTGAATTTCCTGCGGATCAAATCACTTTTTGTTTGACGCTTCATGACATCAACAACTTTACCACATTCCCTAATACAGAAAATGAGTCTGCAGCTTACTACAAGCTGCTCAACTTTTCCATCCAAAATCTTCGTTTCGCTGATCCTGCCCTTCCTAAGCCAGTAGCCATCATACTTCCCGAGAGCGTTGAGCAGCTAATAAACTCTGTATCATGCTCCAGACAAGGGTTGTTGGAAATCAGAGTAAGGAGCGGCGGACACAGCTACGAAGGGACATCATCCGTTGCTGTAGACGGAGCTCTGTTTGTGATCATCGACATGATGAACTTGAACGGTGTGTCGGTGGATTTGGAAACCGAAACTGCATGGGTGGAAGGAGGTGCAACGCTGGGTGAGACATACCATGCGATTGCCCAAGCAAGCAATCATCATGGGTTCTCCGCCGGGTCATGCCCAACTGTAGGCGCTGGAGGCCATATTGCTGGCGGTGGATTCGGACTCATGTCGAGGAAATACGGACTTGCAGCCGATAACGTGGTGGATGCACTACTTGTTGATGCAAATGGACAACTGTTAGACCGACAAGGCATGGGAAAGGACGTGTTTTGGGCAATTAGAGGAGGTGGTGGGGGTGTTTTCGGGATTGTCTATGCTTGGAAAATCCAGTTGTTGAATGTGCCACAAGTCGTAACTGGTTTCGTAGTGTCTAGAGCTGCTTCTACTGCTGCAGGAGGAGGAGGCAACGAAATCTTTAATCATAATGTAGCAAAGCTGGTAGACAAGTGGCAACACATCGCACCTTACTTGGAAGATGATTTCTACATTTCGTGCTTTGTCGGCGCTGGGTTGCCAGAGGTCAAGACTACTACCGTTACTGCTACTAGTAGTACTAATATATCAGCTACGTTCAAAGGGTTTTATCTGGGTCCAAGAAGCAGCGCCGTGTCCATCCTAAACAAAATTTTTCGTGACTTGGGTGTTGCAGAAGAAGATTGCGCAGAAATGAGTTGGATCGAGTCCATCGTGTTCTTCTCCGGCCTAAGTAAGGGAAGCTCAGTTTCCGACTTGAGAAATCGATATCTGCAAGGCAAGGGATTTTTCAAAGCGAAATCGGATTACGTTAGGACCCCAATTTCTTACAGAGGGATAAGGGCAGCCCTGGAAATACTTGAGGAGGAGCCGAAAGGGTACGTGATTTTAGACCCTTATGGTGGGGTTATGCATGATATAAGCAGCGAAGCCATTGCCTTTCCTCACAGAAAAGGTAACCTCTTTACAATTCAGTACCTGGTGGAAtggaaagaagaagataatcacaaaataaatgacTACATAGAATGGATAAGAAGATTCCACAATGCAATGACAGAGTATGTTTCATGGGGTCCTAGGGCTGCTTATATCAACTATGTTGACCTCGACCTCGGACTGATGATGCGGCAGCAGTTtcctttaaataataatttggttaAGGATGATGAATCTGACGCTGTGGAAATTGCCAGGAATTGGGGTGAAAAGTACTTCCTAAATAACTACGACAGATTGGTGAGAGCAAAAACACTTATTGATCCAACCAACGTTTTCAGGTATCAACAAGGGATTCCTCCGATGTCGTCATCTTTGTCTTTGGTGGTGCTCGATCATTAG